From the Cohaesibacter intestini genome, one window contains:
- a CDS encoding phosphomannomutase has protein sequence MSSKFGTSGLRGLSEDLLGFPSTQYTIAFCRHLLAAGHAKPGDPVLVGMDFRASSPAIADRCVAAIRNSGFEPVFCGALPTPALACYGQKRQAASLMITGSHIPADRNGIKFYLPSGEITKQDEVAICSHAANIAEVGSTLEADVAHEEKQAVAHFSERLQAILPENALSGLTIGVYQHSTVARDMLVDILRFYGATVEPLGRSEDFIPVDTEAVSPETLSLLAGWAEKGRYDAFVSADGDGDRPLLADGQGIPLRGDLLGLMTARFLKAEVVVTPVTSNSGIERNGDFGVLRTQVGSPFVIAGMEQALANGRDRIVGFEANGGFLTATRFTPTGTSIDALPTRDCFLPILSALYLSKSERKPLSTFETAYQMPVADADRLKNYAQARSGALMSHLSASRDNLDAFLSPLGKVAEVSVIDGLRATLDDGRVIHFRPSGNAPEMRCYVEAADEGAAKALLAKGLALLEAFDA, from the coding sequence ATGAGCAGCAAATTCGGCACAAGTGGTCTTCGTGGGTTATCTGAGGACCTGCTGGGATTTCCCTCCACCCAATACACCATCGCCTTTTGTCGCCATCTTCTGGCTGCTGGCCATGCAAAACCGGGGGATCCGGTCCTTGTTGGGATGGATTTTCGCGCTTCCAGCCCGGCCATCGCGGATCGGTGCGTCGCTGCCATCAGGAATTCTGGCTTTGAGCCGGTTTTTTGCGGGGCGCTCCCGACGCCAGCCTTGGCCTGCTATGGCCAGAAGCGACAGGCAGCATCTTTGATGATCACCGGTTCGCATATCCCGGCAGACCGCAACGGCATCAAGTTCTATTTGCCCTCAGGTGAAATTACCAAGCAGGATGAAGTTGCGATCTGCAGCCATGCCGCCAACATAGCCGAGGTTGGATCGACGCTTGAGGCGGATGTTGCGCATGAAGAAAAACAAGCCGTCGCACACTTCTCCGAGCGTTTGCAGGCTATTTTGCCTGAAAATGCGCTCAGTGGTCTGACAATCGGTGTCTATCAGCATTCGACCGTTGCCCGGGATATGCTTGTCGACATATTGCGCTTCTATGGCGCCACGGTCGAGCCGCTGGGACGGTCAGAGGACTTTATTCCGGTCGATACCGAAGCTGTTTCGCCCGAAACCCTGTCTCTGTTGGCCGGTTGGGCCGAGAAAGGGCGCTATGACGCTTTTGTCTCTGCTGATGGGGACGGAGACCGGCCTTTGCTGGCAGACGGGCAGGGGATTCCCTTGCGCGGCGACCTACTCGGTTTGATGACCGCCCGTTTCTTAAAAGCCGAAGTGGTTGTCACACCCGTCACCTCCAATTCCGGGATCGAGCGCAATGGTGACTTTGGTGTCTTGCGCACGCAGGTTGGATCGCCCTTTGTGATTGCCGGGATGGAACAGGCTCTGGCTAATGGGCGTGACCGGATTGTTGGGTTTGAGGCCAATGGGGGCTTTTTGACCGCGACCCGCTTCACACCAACCGGGACGTCGATTGATGCCCTTCCAACGCGGGACTGTTTCTTGCCCATCCTGTCTGCACTCTATCTATCAAAGAGCGAACGCAAACCCCTTTCAACCTTCGAGACCGCCTATCAGATGCCTGTGGCCGATGCAGATCGCCTGAAAAACTATGCGCAAGCCCGCAGTGGTGCGCTGATGTCCCATCTTTCAGCCTCGCGGGACAATCTGGATGCGTTTCTGTCACCCCTTGGCAAAGTCGCTGAGGTCAGCGTGATTGATGGATTGCGCGCAACGCTCGATGATGGTCGTGTCATTCATTTTCGCCCATCCGGCAACGCGCCGGAAATGCGCTGCTATGTGGAGGCTGCCGATGAAGGGGCCGCTAAAGCGCTGCTTGCTAAAGGGCTCGCTCTTTTGGAAGCGTTTGACGCCTGA